A region of the Candidatus Dependentiae bacterium genome:
CAATTTTTATTTCCTGTAATTACAGATGCAATTGTAAGTGGCTTGGTAGGACCTCCAGGTGTTGAATTTTTCTACAAAGCTTCGCCTAATTTTCATGATCAACAAACGCCAAGTGTCATTATGGAGCTTTCAATTCCAAAAGAACAGTTAGAATCGGCCGTAGAAAAAACAAGAAATATTGCTGATGGTCTTGGTGTTGCAGATTTAGTTTTCTTTATCTTTAATGAAACACGTTTTGTACAAGATGAGAAATTCTTTGCTTATTTAAGTCCATATAATAACTTTAACCGTCCAAATGGTTCGTGGAATATGGGTATCATTACGATTGGACCACGTCCAGTTTTTGCAAATGATGATCCAAACGTAGAAACTGAGGATGCAATTAATGCAGATCTAAGGAATTTTTACGAAACTTGGTACGACATGATGGTTGCTGATTGTGATGCGCGTCCTGTATGGTCTAATAACCCAATGTTTTTGACATTTGCGGAATTAAATACAATGTATGGTGCAGCGAATGTTACAGCATTTAATGCAGTACGTACCACATTAGATCCAAACGATGTTTTTTTGACTCCTTATTGGGCAGATCGTTTAACTCCATAATTTAGGTATTAAAGGTTAGTTTATGAATAAAAAAGCACTATTATTATGTTTGTTGCAAATTACGTTTGTGCAAGCAGTAAGTCTTTTGCAATATAAGAGCTTTCTCCCGGCGAGCAATGTTGGACCTTCTTCGAATAATCCGTTTGAGTACCATCGCTTAGAGCGAGTGGATCCATTTAGGAGTTTTGAGGTTTATTTACCAGAAGCATATAGTGCTCCTGGTAATGAAAATACTAATTTTCCAGTTTGGTATTGGCTGCACGGTTTTGGTCAAAACTTTTCAAGTTATGCAGGCATGTTTGAAATCCTTGATCAGTTAATGGCCTCAGGTGATTTACCTCCAATGATTATTGTTAAAGTTGATGGTAGTTTATCTACATCAACTAGTGGCGAATTGGATAATGGTTATGCAGGAAGTTTTTATATTAATTCTGCGTTTAATGGAAATTTTGAAGATTACTTTATTAACGAAGTAATTCCTTTTGTTGATTCTAACTATAGAACTATTGCAAATAAAGCGAATCGCGGAATTGCTGGCCATGAAATGGGCGGCTATGGAGCTGTAATTTTAGGTTTTAAGCATACAGATTTGTTTAGTTCAATTGTGGCCCATACGCCGGCTGACGTTGTTGCGATGGCAGATACTATTATAAAGCCAAGTTTTTACTCTCGTGTATGGGACGAGATTCCTGCAACGGGTGATGACGCTGGAAGGGTCTTACCTTCAAATGGTGGCTATACATTTGAACTTTTTGCAGAGTCTGCAGCATTAAGTCCTGATTTGTTAAACACCTTTTCATTACAATTACCAATTGTGGTCGATGATGAATGGCGACCTGTTTTGACCAATGGTGAATTTACTATCAATAGTGATGTGGTTGAGCAGTGGTTGGAAAATGATCCGGTCACTATGATTCGTAATGATGCTGCATTACGTGAAGCATTGAAAGATATTAAGATCTATATCGATTATGGAAAACCTGAAGATCAAACTTCATCAAATGGTGCAATTCGTTTATCACAAGAATTGAGCTGCAAAGATATACCACATGAAACAGTGGTTTTTTCAGGAACATCATTTCCACAACGTTGTGCATTAACACCATCAAACAATCTGTTGCTGCAATTTGTTTTTCCTGCCTTACAAAGATCAGCTGAAGTTGTTTCAGGTCAGGGATTGCAAAGTATTCCCTTTTTGATTGATTTAATTGTGCGTGCATTGGATATTCCATTTGATGATTATAATAGTATATCAATCAACAGGACTAATATTGGTAGTTTTATTAATAACTTTTGTGCTGGCGTACCTGCAACCGACATCAGAGATATTTTGATTAATCCTGATTTCCGCACTTGTTTACAAGATAATGGTGTTGATCCGGATACATTTAATATTGATTATTTTGTATTGAATCAAGTGTTACAATTCAATCCACCACAATTCAATATTGTATCAGATGGATTTGCAAAGCCACTATGTTCAGCATGTAAATTGTTTTTACCACTTCCTTGTTAAAACTTAATTTTGGGTTATATGGTAGGATTTTTTTAAAAGAATCCTACCATGTTTTTTGCAAAGGTTTTGTAATATTCTATCCCAATAAGCTTTGTACACAATAGGGTATATAGCTTACTCCTTTTGCGCCAAAACCGGAAAAAATACCAATATTTTTGTATGTATTGTGCCATTTAGTAATGGGTCTATGCCCTAATGTTGTAGGGCGTATTCCTGCCTTATGGCTAATTATTTCATAGGGAACATTAATAATTTTTTCAAGTTCAGAGCAAAGCCAATTACGGCCTTTTTCAGATGGGAATGTATCTTTATAATCTCGTTCAAAGGTTGCACCAACATGATATAAGTTATTGCCGATTGGCAATAAGAAAACATTGCTGGAAATAATCTGCGCAATAGATTTGTTCATTTTTATAGTAAGTAGTTCACCTTTTGTCGGATTCATTTTTTCTTGATTAAAAAAGCGATTATTAATTGCCTGCAATCCGTTGCAGAAGATTATTTTTTTTGCGCATATATTTTTATAATGAATTTCATTTTCATTGACTGTAAGTTGTGTTTCATCGAACCAATCTTCAAGATATGTATGTTTTGTTTTTAAAAGTGCACGATAGCTGTTGAGTAAAATTTCTGTATCTACCCATCCGGTATGCTGGATTTCAATTGCATTAAATTTTTTTTTATTTATTTCGTAGCTAATTGGTTTTATGTATTGCCGGTATGCAGGGTCATCAAGGCGTTTTTGTGCATTTTTTTTTAGATCATCAGTAATAAGCAGTTTGATATAGGGAACTTGATAAAAAAAACTGATACTTAATGTTTTTTCTAATTCTTGATAGAAGTTGGGTAATACAGGAGCAATTTCATCAGCTTGCCAAATTTTGGCTATTCTTTGACCTGCAATTGGGCTGAATATGCCGCCGGCAACGTATGAGGCTGCGTTTGGATTAAACCTGTTTATCACTAAGCATTTTTTGCCCGCTTGCATAAGTTTATACGAAAGGATTGAACCTGCCAGCCCCTGACCAATAATAAGATATTCATATTTTTTTTGATTAACTTTATTCATGTTTATTAGTTTACCATATTTATCAAGCCCTGAATATTTGTGAAAAACCCTTATAAATAAACCCTTTACTTTGTTTTTCCACTCTTGTTAGAATGATATTATGTAAGAAGGAGGAAGTATGAGAAATACAAAAAACAGATACTTTATACTGTTTGTAGCAGTTTTTAGCTATTCTTGGACGCAAGCAGCAAATTATTTGCCCAATAGCTATAATGGTGTAGCAATTACGCCGCATACTGTTTATGGGCTAATGCCGCCTATAGATACTCAGTTAGAGTCAAAAATTAATATATGGCTGCAAAATAATAGTAGTTTAGTTGATCAGTTGCTGAATATTGGAAATCCAACAGCATGGCAACACAAGTGGCAAGGAGATTCTGACCTGTTAAAACAGTATGGATATAAGAATTTAAGTCATGATGGATACGTTGCCAGTATCCCTGAAACTGACTATTTATTTAAAATTTCAGGTCCAAAGCATCAAGTTTTGAGTATGTTGGCGACAAAAGGTTTAGTTGATGAAAAACTGTTGCAAGACAATCAATATTTGAATGAACAAGTGGCTAAGCGTTTACAAGGTCAAACGTTGCCAACTTATCAAACGGCAAGTCGTGCAGCTTATTATCTTTTGTTGAAATCTTTGCTTGAAAAAAATAGGTATCAACATTTGCGAGTTCCTGAAACATTTTTGCTGTTTGTTCCGGGTCATGATAAAAATGTTAGCGATGGGAATGTAATACTTGTCCAAAAAATGGTTGATAATTTGCATGAACAAGGTATTTTGAATATTTCAAATGGTGCTATAAAAGAACTTTATGAAGTTATTGTTTTGGCCGGGCTTTGGAACGTTAAGGATAATCTTTTAGTCAGCAAGTCAGGAGATATGTTTATTACCAATGGACTGCATGTCATTGGCTTTGAAGAATACCCTAATATGAGTTCGAAGCATTTTTTTCATAAGAACAAAAAGATTTTCGATCAAAATCGGATCCGCGGTATAAAAGGATTGATGGATTTATTTGCTTCGGATAGCTCTAAAATTGCCTTGATAAAAGAGTTAATTGAGAATGATAATAGATTAAGTGATTGCGATAAGTCAGAGCTTTTAAAAGATTAATTATAATAATTTTTTTCGGAGAGGCGTAATGGAAATATCTATTAAACTGAATTATATTGTTTTTTCATTGATCACTTTTGTGGTTTCAGTTTTAGGAAGATTTTATACAAGTGCCGGTATGCAATGGTATTACACTTTAAACTTGCCAAGTTATACTCCTCCGGGTTGGTTTATTGGAAGTGTTTGGACCGTGATTTTTGCTTTGACAACTATTGCCGTTATTATGGCTTGGAATCGATTTCAACGTGATACTCAGTTTTGGGCAATTATGGGTTTATTTGCATTGAACGCATTTTTCAATGTTCTTTGGACCTATCTCTTTTTTTATAAACATATGATAAAGCTCTCATTTCTTGATGCAGGTGCTCTTTTTGTAACCGTGCTTTTGCTCATTATTATGATTGGCCAACGTTCGCTTTTTATTGCAAGTTTATTGGCGCCATATTTAGGGTGGGTTGCTTTTGCCGCTTGGTTGAACCTTATGATTTGGTTTATGAATTAATTAACACTTTTTTCTTTTACGGTTTATAGAGTATACTCCTTTCTAAAACACATATCTTTTATCTGAAAGAAAAAATATGAAACAGCGTATTCTCGGTTTATTATTGTTGCTTGTCTCTTTAATAATTTATGGATTGGATGATCAAAATTTGAGCGTAGTAATTCAATCGATAATAGATAATGATTTGAAAACATTTAATGAGCATTTTGTGCCAGACTTAGTCAAAAAAGTTATTGTTTATGAGGGTGATTATATTGATCTACTTGGAATTGCTTCACAGGGCAAAAGTTCAAATACATCGATTTTTATTAAAAAAATTATTCAAGAAGGTGGAGATCCAAACCGAAGCAAATTCTATAGACCTATGCCCACAAGGCATATACGTCGGCTTGATGGATCCTTGGAAGCAATATCTGAAGTGCAAAGTATAAAGACATTATTTCCTCTTGAACGAGCGATTAGAGCAGGGAATGTATTGGCGGTTGAATCATTGCTCAAATGTGGTGCGAATATTGAACAAACATCTGTATCGCAATCAATATGGGAAAAACTATTTTGTCCAAAACCAACTCCACTATCTCAAGCTCAAAAATATGAATCAATGGCAAGCACTCGCTTATCTATTCATGCATCGGGACCTTTGCAAGTGCCCGGTACGCGGGCAGAATACATGCAAATTGTTGTACTATTGCAACAACATCTTGCGCAACAAGGATTAGAAAAGAGTGAATATAGTTGTTCTGTTCAGTAATTTTTGATACATATTTTTTCTTTTTTATATTTTTAAAGTATAATGTTTTGAATATAAACATTTTTATGCGAAAGAGTGATATGAAACAATATTTGTTCAGTCTATTTTTAATGATTCCTTCAATACTGTTCTGTGCAAACAATCAGCAGGATTTAGTTAGAAGAGTTGCATTGGCAATTAAATCTGGAAATTTAGCAGAATTTGATGTGCATTTCTGTTCAGATATGACTGATTTTCTTTGTGTTGAGAATCAAGGAGATGACTATATTGATCTTTTAGGTTTTGCAGCAAAGAGTAAAAATTTATATACCAAATATTTTATTAAGAGAATCATTGATGGTGGTGCAGATCCTAATAAAGATGATCCAATTTTGTTTCAACAAGCTGTAGATCAAACTTTCCCAGACGGAACGGTTCATGCTTCAGGCTTTAGTAAGTTGGTGCAAACCTTTTTACCTATTGAGCGAGCGATTGAGTACGGTAATGTTGAGGGTGTAAGTGCATTGCTAGAAAATGGCGCCGATGTTGAAAAATCTTCTTTTAGGCCGCGATCCTTTTTTGCGAAGTTATTTAGTTGTTATCCGATGCCCCTAGCTCAAGCCCAAAAGTATCTATCGGTTACACAAGATCGCCCTTCTGATGATACGCCCGGAACGGCAGAAGCACCGGGAACGCGAGCAGAATACAAACAAATTATTGAGTTATTACAACAACATATTGAGAGAAAAATTCAGGAAGAAGTTGAATCGAACGATATTGGTGGTATGGGTTGTGTAGTTCAATAAAAAACTCACCTTTCGCAAAATTATTTTGTACTTTTTTTCAATAAAAGTGTGAACAGTTTTTAAAAATTTTTTGTATAGCAATGATTACTATAGATGAAATACATTTGCCCATTTTGTCATCAAGTATGTTCAAACAATTCTTAAATAGAATGTAATAATCCAGGGGCAAAACACAAAAGCAATTTACCTATTTTGTCATCAAGTATGTTGTTAACTTGATGACAAAATGGGCAAATTTATTTATTTTTTTTATTTAGATTATTATTACATACTATTTGAAAACTGTGTGATAATTATTTTAAAAAGCGTTTCTTCTAAAATAAGTTATTAAATCTGTGAGTGCGTAAGGTGATTTTTAAATATATTTATAACTGTTTTTGCAATAATATAATGTGCCTGTTCAAATCATCTTTGAGTTCTTTGAGTTGATCAGCTATATCTTCGCCTTCAGAGCTTTGAGCATTTTCAATTGCATGCTTTTCTAAAAACCAACATAGTTTACTTAGTTTATAAAGTAATTTTACTTTGTCATATTGAGCATCATGTAACATGAATATCTCCCAGTTTAAACATCTTAAATAATATTATATGAAATAGTATCATATTGATTTACACTATTTCTATAAGTTGTCTTTATGAGTCAAAACATTTGTCATATTAAAAGGGAAAAAATGAATCGCAATTGGTTAACCTCACATCTTATATCATTAAATAGTTTTATTTTAATTGCAGCAGGTTTAGGGACTGTTGCCGGTCTGTATTTTCCGCAACTATATCCATTCGCGGATGTTGTTTCTGAAACAGTAATCAGTTTATTAAAGTTAATTAGTTTACCTCTTATATTTTTCTCAGTTACTGCAACAATTTCGGGAATGTCCAGTGTTGATGAAATGCGCTTGATTGGGCGAAAAGTGATAAAATATACTATTTCAACGACTGTCATTGCAGCAACTGTTGCTCTTATTATATTTTTAATTATTGATCCGACCGCCTCAGATTTTGTGTGTGAAGTTGCTAATGGTGATGATTTTGGCGGTTATTTTGATTTTATGTGTAAATTGGTTCCTTCCAATGTAGTGACCACTTTTGCTGAAAATAATGTAATCGGCATCATGTTGATTGCGCTTGGTTTAAGCTTTGCAACGCTTACACTGCCTGAGGAAAACAAGCAATCGCTGAATCTTTTTTTCTCCAGTTTTTTTGCAGTACTTTTGCGCATCACCCAAGCAATGGTTTATGTGATACCGGTCGGCGTCTGGGCCTTTACGGTGTTATTTATTAAAAACATTAAAGTAGAGCCTGG
Encoded here:
- a CDS encoding alpha/beta hydrolase-fold protein, yielding MNKKALLLCLLQITFVQAVSLLQYKSFLPASNVGPSSNNPFEYHRLERVDPFRSFEVYLPEAYSAPGNENTNFPVWYWLHGFGQNFSSYAGMFEILDQLMASGDLPPMIIVKVDGSLSTSTSGELDNGYAGSFYINSAFNGNFEDYFINEVIPFVDSNYRTIANKANRGIAGHEMGGYGAVILGFKHTDLFSSIVAHTPADVVAMADTIIKPSFYSRVWDEIPATGDDAGRVLPSNGGYTFELFAESAALSPDLLNTFSLQLPIVVDDEWRPVLTNGEFTINSDVVEQWLENDPVTMIRNDAALREALKDIKIYIDYGKPEDQTSSNGAIRLSQELSCKDIPHETVVFSGTSFPQRCALTPSNNLLLQFVFPALQRSAEVVSGQGLQSIPFLIDLIVRALDIPFDDYNSISINRTNIGSFINNFCAGVPATDIRDILINPDFRTCLQDNGVDPDTFNIDYFVLNQVLQFNPPQFNIVSDGFAKPLCSACKLFLPLPC
- a CDS encoding FAD-dependent oxidoreductase → MNKVNQKKYEYLIIGQGLAGSILSYKLMQAGKKCLVINRFNPNAASYVAGGIFSPIAGQRIAKIWQADEIAPVLPNFYQELEKTLSISFFYQVPYIKLLITDDLKKNAQKRLDDPAYRQYIKPISYEINKKKFNAIEIQHTGWVDTEILLNSYRALLKTKHTYLEDWFDETQLTVNENEIHYKNICAKKIIFCNGLQAINNRFFNQEKMNPTKGELLTIKMNKSIAQIISSNVFLLPIGNNLYHVGATFERDYKDTFPSEKGRNWLCSELEKIINVPYEIISHKAGIRPTTLGHRPITKWHNTYKNIGIFSGFGAKGVSYIPYCVQSLLG
- a CDS encoding TspO/MBR family protein; the protein is MEISIKLNYIVFSLITFVVSVLGRFYTSAGMQWYYTLNLPSYTPPGWFIGSVWTVIFALTTIAVIMAWNRFQRDTQFWAIMGLFALNAFFNVLWTYLFFYKHMIKLSFLDAGALFVTVLLLIIMIGQRSLFIASLLAPYLGWVAFAAWLNLMIWFMN
- a CDS encoding dicarboxylate/amino acid:cation symporter; its protein translation is MNRNWLTSHLISLNSFILIAAGLGTVAGLYFPQLYPFADVVSETVISLLKLISLPLIFFSVTATISGMSSVDEMRLIGRKVIKYTISTTVIAATVALIIFLIIDPTASDFVCEVANGDDFGGYFDFMCKLVPSNVVTTFAENNVIGIMLIALGLSFATLTLPEENKQSLNLFFSSFFAVLLRITQAMVYVIPVGVWAFTVLFIKNIKVEPGNDLRKLALYVICILLANFVQGFIVLPLFLKWKGYKPFASLKGMSPALSVAFFSRSSNIALPMTMECTQRTFGVSEKVSNITLPLCSTINMNACAAFILTTVLFVAQSSGMVFSLFDMILWIFIATIAAIGNAGVPMGCYFLSGALLTTMNVPLELLGVILPLYALIDMFETAVNVWSDSCVAAMVQKEVPFDTF